The Paenibacillus swuensis genome contains the following window.
GCCTCTCTAGTTGAGGTGTTGTCGAAGATTGATCTGGATCAACAGATTCCCCCGGAACTATACCAATTAGTTGCTGAGATCTTAAGTTTTATTTACCGCTCTGATCAAAAAGCAAAGGCATGGGATTCTTATGGCCGATAATGCAAGCAGAACCAATCGTCGAAAAACAGGAGCCATCGGGGAAGAGAAGGCAGTAGTCTATTTAGTGACTCAGGGATATCATATTATTAAATTAAACTGGCGTTGCCGCACAGGTGAAATTGATATTATAGCCGGTCATGCCGATGTAATTGTGTTTATAGAGGTAAGGTCACGTACAAGCAAAGGAAGGTACGGCACTGCAGCTGAATCGGTAACGGTCCGTAAACAGCAGCAGGTACGTGAAACCGCTCAGGTTTACTTAAAAACTTCCTCAAGTTATAAGGCCAAAGTCAGGTTTGACGTTATCACAGTCTATCTTGACGCCGATAATGATGCTGTTGAAATGAGTCATATCCAACATGCCTTCTGATAAAACATCCCCGTAAGCGTTGCTGACGTTTGCGGGGTTTTTGCGTAAGGACTGAGTTTTACGCAGGGTCATATTTTTTATCCAGATTGCGGTATTGCACAGCTTCCGCGACATGGGCGGTTTCAATGGCTACGCTGTCCTCGAGATCAGCGATCGTCCGGGCGATGCGCAAGATGCGGTCATGCGCGCGAAGACTAAGCTGCAGCGCCACAAAAGAGGCCTCCAGCAGCCGCTCGCCTTCCGGGCGCAGCCGGCAGTGCCGGCGCAGCAGGTTGCCGGTGAGCTCGCCGTTGAACACCACGCCCGTGCCCGCATAGCGCGCCCGCTGCCGCGACTGGGCAGCCAGCACCTTCTCGCGCATCTCGCGCGAACCCAGCGGGCTGCCCGCGGCAGCGAGCGAAGTGACCCGGGGCACCTCCACATGCAGGTCGATGCGATCCAGCAGGGGTCCCGAAATCCGGGACCGGTAATGCTGGATCTTCGACAAACTGCATGTGCACGGTGCCGCGCCCGGGTCGGCGCCGAGCTGCCCGCACGGGCAAGGATTCATGCTCGCGGCGAGCATGAAATCGGCGGGAAAGCGGACCACGGCCCGCGCCCGCCCAATTACGACATGCCGGTCCTCGAGCGGCTGTCGCATAACCTCGAGCACGCCGCGCGTAAACTCCGGCAGTTCGTCGAGGAAAAGCACGCCGCGGTGAGCGAGTGTCACCTCACCGGGCTTGGGGATCGAGCCGCCGCCGATCAGGCCGCCGGCCGATACCGTGTGGTGCGGCGATCGGAAGGGCCGCTCACGCAACAATCGCGATCGGTCATGTAGCTTGCCCGACACGCTGTAGATTTTCGTCACCTCGAGCGCTTCATTGTCCATTAACTCCGGAAGGATCGAGGGTAACCGGCGGATGAGCATCGTCTTCCCTGATCCGGGAGGTCCGATAAACAGCAGATTATGCATACCTGCGGCGGCAATCATTAAAGCTCGCTTAGCTTGCTGTTGTCCGATCACATCAGCGTAGTCGAGAGTGGTCCTGTCAGCGGAGTCCTCCGGAGGGGGCGGATCCCCTCCAAACAGGCCTTGTCGCAACAACTCTCGGATCGGTGTTTTAACATGTTTATTATTAATGACGCTAACTAATGGCTGACCGGTTGTTACAATTTCATGCAGTTCGTGCAGATGTCTAATAGGATATAGTGTTAAACCCTCAATGAATTGCGCTTCCTCCACATTATCATAAGGAAGTATCATGCGAGTTAGGCCGGACTTTCGTGCTTGATCCGCCATGGAAAGTACGCCGGGAACGGGACGAACATCTCCGTTTAATGCAAGCTCTCCTATGATGAGAGTGCTCTCAGGATCCTCCAGCTTTACTTGATCGCTTGCGCTGAGAATCCCGATTGCTATGGCCAGATCAAACGATGATCCCTCTTTACGCACATCAGCCGGAGCCAAATTTACTGTAATTCGTTCCATAGGAAATTCAAACCTGCAATTCTTGATGGCGGATCGGACCCGTTCACTGGATTCCCGAACCGCGGAGTCAGGCAAACCAACAATATTGACTTGGGGCAATCCATTAGAAACATCTACCTCCACATCAATCAGTTTCCCGTCGATACCGTCAACGCAAGCACAGATCATTTTGGAATACACAAAAAACACCTTCCTCCTGCAGTATGAATTCTTGTTTCCATACCGTGGATCAAGGTGCTTCCTTATCTACCACCGATTTGTTCAATTACTATAAGTCTATCGATCGCGGAATCAACTGTCAAGCCTACTCCTTCACCCGTTCATCATCTCCGCTGATCGCTTTCCAATCCAGGACCTTGGCGGTTACAACAGCGGCCTGCGCGCGGGACACTTTCCCCCCAGGACCGAACTGATCCCCTGCAAGACCAGACATCAATCCCGCTTTGACCGCTGCGCCGGCCCATCCCCAATGCTCATAAGCTATGCTGTCAACATCGGTAAATTGGACCAAAGCACTGTCGTCTTCGGTTAGGCCCAGAGCTTTCGCTGCCCAGACGGCCATCTCGATTCGGGTTAAAATCTCTTCGGGACCGAACAATCCGCCTGACGTTTGTTTCGTCGTCACAATCCCCTCTGTTACCGCGGAGTGTAGATAAGAATAGGACCAACGTTGTTTAAGCACATCATGAAAGGGGAGCTCTAAAGCCTCCGAAGCGGAACCGTTCATCGTTGTCCGTGTGTTTTCTTGTCCTCTCGCCAGCATAAGTAACTTAATAAATTGCTCTCTTGTAACAGGTCGGTCTGCCTGAATCGAACCGTTCGGCATGCCTGCAAGTATATTTAAACCTAACAACCTTACCAGCGGCTTACGCGCCCAATGATTCTGGATTTCCGGGAGTGGCTTGGAAAGAGCGGGTTCATACCCGCGAAAGAGGGATTCAAGAAACGAATAGGTTTCCGGCAGCTTGGTTTCTACAATGGTACGTGAAGCCTCAGTCGCGAACATCATACAAGATACTTCCGCAAAATATTCTTCCGAGTACGTATCCATGTAACGATCGCCCCAAAAATAATTACCCGCCTCTTCGCGCCACAACTTCCGGAATCGTTCTGATTGCGAGATATCATCAAACAGATAAGTATCTACGGCATGAAAAGTTTCATGTAGTTCCAAATTTTCCGTATCGTGGCCTTTACCACGTTCACTGTAGCCGATTCGGGCAACAACCGTGCTGCCGCTTGATCCCGGAATGTCGTCCCAGGTTTTGCCGGTATTTTCCCAACCCCTGGGGATCACGCCCCGGTATTTGGCCATTTCCGGTTCATCCGTAATTTTGCCTTTAGTGAGCTTAATATGAACATCGTTATAAATTAGACCTTCAATCAAGTTCGGATAAAGCTGAAATACCCTGCCCACCATGGCGTCTGCTTCCTCAGCATCATAACTGCCTTGAGGCCTTATAATAAGCTGTTCCTGTAAATAAGTACTACTGATCGCAGCTTTAGTATTAACGGGTGCGGCGCATAATGTAATCGCTAACAATAGTGCAACTATAATCGGTTTCCATGCAATTAACCATTTCATGATGATTTCTCCCTTGCAACTTGTTTCACTTTATATTTAAGAACAATTTATACCCTCATTATACTTCAGTCTAAACGCTGAAATCGATTCTATTTGTACATGTTTTGAGAAAAGAGGGGAATACTGCTAGCGAGGTGATGAATATGCAGGATAAACCGTATTTTTGCCCGAATTGTCGATCTAACAGAGTGAAGTTCAGCGTATTGTCAAGTTATAACCAAAGATTTCTGAAAGACGCGATCACCGGTGTGGTTGAGGAAATGGCTGAACCCGTGGAAGTCCAACAGACGGAACCGCACATTCAATGCATGGTATGTCAGTTTGTCGGCAATGAAATGCGATTCGTGAAACAAGCGGAACGTGAACCGCGGACGGTAACGGTTGTTTCATCTGTCTATTAAAAGGGGTAAAAACAATGGGGCTCTTTTCTTCGGAAATAGAGCCTTTTTTTATGTTTATTACCCGAGGAATAAGAAAAAACGGGAAGATCCTCCAAAGTATGACGTTGTTTGCGCAGCCGCGTCAATTTTTAGCCGAGAAAACAAGACAAATACGCATCAGAGTGATACAATAGAAAAGGTTTTGGAATGAATACGTATACATAGTTCGATAGGAGGATTTGTAGATGAATATCCATGAGTATCAAGGTAAAGAAGTCCTGAAACAATATGGTGTTGCAGTTCCTCAGGGCAAAGTCGCGTTTACTGTGGATGAAGCGGTTGCTGCGGCTGGAGAGCTCGGCACTTCCGTTGTTGTAGTTAAAGCACAGATTCATGCAGGCGGCCGCGGTAAAGCGGGCGGAGTAAAAATCGCCAAAAACTTGGACGAGGTTCGCGCGTATGCCTCTGAAATCCTCGGTAAAGTGCTTGTCACGCACCAAACGGGACCCGAAGGTAAAGAAGTTAAGCGCCTGTTGATTGAACAAGGCTGCGATATTAAGAAAGAATACTACGTCGGCGTTGTTGTGGATCGGGCTACAGGACGTGTGGTCATGATGGGTTCGGAAGAAGGCGGAACCGAAATTGAAGAAGTAGCCGCTCATTCTCCGGAGAAGATCTTTAAAGAGATTGTTGACCCGGCGATCGGCCTGCAGCCTTTCCAAGCACGCAGACTTGCTTATAACATTAACATTCCTACGGAGTTAGTAAATAAAGCGGCTAAATTTATGACGCAGCTTTACACGGCATTCGTTGAGAAAGATTGCTCTATTGCCGAGATCAACCCTCTGGTTGTTACAGGCGACGGCAATGTTATGGCGCTAGACGCTAAATTAAACTTCGACTCTAACGCACTGTACCGTCATAAAGATATTCAGGCGCTGCGCGATCTTGAGGAAGAAGATGATAAGGAAATTGAAGCATCCAAGTATGACTTGAGCTACATCGCGTTAGACGGCAACATTGGTTGCATGGTTAACGGCGCTGGACTTGCTATGGCTACCATGGATATTATCAAGCATTACGGAGGCGACCCTGCGAACTTCCTAGATGTTGGGGGCGGTGCCACTAAAGAGAAAGTTACAGAAGCTTTCAAGATCATCTTGTCCGATACCAAAGTTAAGGGAATCTTCGTTAATATCTTCGGCGGCATCATGCGTTGCGACGTTATTGCCGATGGTGTGGTCGCTGCTGCGCGCGAGCTTGGCTTGGACCGACCGCTGGTTGTTCGTCTTGAAGGTACGAATGTGGATCTTGGCAAAAAAATTCTTAACGAATCCGGCCTGAACATTGTAGCCGCGGATTCGATGGCAGACGGAGCACAGAAGATCGTTGCTTTAGTACAGTAATCCGGCAATGCGCGATTTAACATTAATCATATTCGGGGTGAAGAGACAATGAGTATCTTGGTCAATAAAAATACGAAGGTCATTACACAAGGTATTACCGGCGCTACCGGCTTGTTCCACACCAAAGGCGGCTTAGAGTACGGTACACAAATGGTTGGCGGGGTTACTCCCGGTAAAGGCGGTACGAACGTAGAGATTACGCTTGAGAACGGTGAAGTGAAGTCTCTGCCTGTTTTCAATACGGTAGAACAAGCTAAGAAAGCGACTGGCGCCAACGCATCGGTGATTTATGTGCCGCCGGCTTTCGCGGCAGATTCCATTATCGAAGCTGTAGATGCGGAAATTGAATTGGTTATCTGTATTACCGAAGGAATTCCTGTGCTTGATATGGTGAGAGTATCCCGTTACATGGAGGGCAAGAATTCGGTACTGATCGGTCCTAACTGTCCGGGCGTCATTACTCCTGGAGAGTGCAAGATCGGAATCATGCCGGGCTACATCCATCTCCCGGGTCATGTCGGTGTTGTTTCCCGAAGCGGAACTCTGACATACGAGGCTGTACACCAGCTTACAACTCGCGGAATCGGTCAATCCTCCGCGGTAGGTATTGGCGGAGATCCGGTAAAGGGTTCCGAATTCATCGACATCTTAAAAATGTTTAATGAAGATCCGGACACCTATGCGGTAATCATGATCGGAGAAATCGGCGGAACGGCTGAAGAAGAAGCGGCTGAATGGATTAAAGCGAATATGACTAAACCGGTTGTTGGCTTTATCGGCGGTAAAACAGCTCCTGAAGGCAAACGTATGGGTCATGCGGGCGCAATCATTTCCGGAGGTAAAGGCACAGCGGCAGAGAAGGTGGCGACACTGGAAGCTTGCGGCGTTAAAGTGGCTCCAACACCTTCTGAAATGGGTTCTACATTGGTAAGTGTGCTTGAAGAGCAAGGACTGCTGGACAAATGTATCGTTAAGAAGTAATATAGTTGGTAACAGCTATTTCATATCGTTCGGAACGGTAAGCAACCTTTCCACTCCTATAGGAGCGGGGAGGTTGCTTTTTTTGTTGCGATCCAGGGGGTTTTGAGGAAATGTCATTAGAAGCCGTTGAATTGGATGAAAGGGAACTGTTATTTGGTCTTCATCAAGTGCCGAGTATCGGCTGGAAATCAATTCGTAAACTCGTTCTGCATACGCGAAGCTTAACAGAGCTGCTGAATATGAAAATGAAGGACGAAGTTTGTATACAACTTCCGTTGGAACAACACCGGAAAGAGGCGCTTTGCCAATCATTCACAACAGAGTTTATCAAACAAAGGATTAAGCTTTACAGAGAATCCGGCATCCAAGTTGTGACAATTCTTGATAAAGCTTACCCAGAAGTTATGAAAGAGAGTTCAGAGCCTCCATGGGTCTTATACGCCCGTGGTAAAGTGGAGTTGATGAACATGCCGCTTATCGCTATGGTGGGCGCGCGTACTCCGACAGCATACGGCCGTAAAGCGGCCGAGGAATTAGCGGCCGCCCTGGTTAAGGCCGAAATAGGTGTTGTCAGCGGACTTGCCCGCGGAATCGACAGTTGCGCGCATCAAGGTACGCTCAACGCTGGAGGAGCTACCATCGCCGTGCTGGGTACAGGCATTGATGTGGTGTATCCGCCGGAGAACCGCGCGTTGTATAATAGCATCTCCGAGCGCGGACTTGTGTTGTCGGAATTCCCTATGGGCACACCTTCGAAGGCGGGTATGTTTCCGCAACGCAACCGCATTATTGCGGGAATGTCACTTGGCACAATCGTTGTGGAAGCCGCGAAGCAAAGCGGATCCCTTATTACGGCCGAATATGCGTTCAATGAGAATCGGGAGGTATTTGCCGTACCAGGTTATTTCTCTTCGCCGAAAAGCCAGGGAACGCACGAGCTGATTAAGAATGGCAAGGGAAGGCTAATCTGCTCAATCGGTGATATATTGGAAGAGTTAAGCTATCTAAAACCCGGACCGGTGCTTGGAAAACATGCGGTACCCGCTGTTATGCCGGAGGTGGAGCTTACGAGTGAAGAGAGACAATTGATGGAACATATGACGATTGAAGGCATTACATTGGATGAGTTACATAGCCGTTCCAACATTGAATTTGGACATTTGCACGCACTTCTGTTACATTTATTGATAAAAAAGCAAATCAAACAATTGCCTGGTTCTTGTTACGCTTTATTCTAATTAGACCATCTGGGGAGGAAGCACCACCTATGGCCGACGCTCTAGTAATAGTGGAATCACCGGCGAAAGCCAAGACGATCGGGAAATATCTCGGAAATAAATATATTGTTAAAGCCTCTATGGGGCATGTACGCGATCTGCCTAAGAGTCAGATTGGTGTCGAAGTGGACAATGATTTCTCACCTAAATATATAACGATTCGCGGTAAAGGCGACGTACTTAAGGAATTGAAAGACGCCCGCAAGAAGGTCAAGAAAGTATATCTCGCGGCTGACCCGGATCGCGAAGGTGAAGCGATCGCCTGGCACCTTGCACATTATCTGGACGTTTCCGAAGATGAGCAATGCCGTGTTGTATTTAATGAAATTACGAAACAAGCCGTGAAAGACGCCTTTAAGACACCACGGCGGATTAATATGGATTTAGTTAACGCGCAACAAGCCCGTCGTATTCTGGACAGACTCGTAGGATATAAAATTTCACCTCTTCTATGGAAGAAAGTAAAGAAGGGTCTATCCGCAGGACGTGTACAATCCGTTGCGGTTAAGATCATTATTGACCGTGAGAATGAAATCAACGAGTTTGTTCCCGAAGAGTACTGGACAATTACAGCTACTCTTCTTAGCGGGACTGTAAAGTTTGAAGCTAAATTTTATGGAATCCACGGGGAGAAGAAAGAGCTTTCCAGCGAGCAGGATGTCCAAGATGTCCTCCAAGCCATGGCCAATAACGACTTTACGGTTAAGGAAGTGAAAGAAAGGGAACGCGGCCGCAATCCATCCGCACCTTTCACTACCAGTTCTCTGCAACAAGAGGCTGCGCGTAAACTGAACTTCCGGGCTGCCAAGACGATGTCAGTAGCTCAGCAACTCTATGAAGGTGTTGATCTTGGAAAGGAAGGAACCGTAGGTTTAATTACTTATATGCGTACGGATTCAACCCGTATTTCGCCTGTTGCTCAGGAAGAAGCCAAGGAATACATCATTGGCAAGTATGGTGAGAGCTATGTACCTGAATCACCAAGGAACTATTCAAAGAAAGCCGCCAATGCGCAAGACGCTCATGAAGCCGTTCGTCCGACTTCGGTGATGAGAGCTCCTGACGATATCAAGGAATTTATGAGCCGTGATCAGTTCAGGCTTTATAAACTGGTTTGGGAACGGTTTTTGGCCAGCCAGATGTCATCCGCCGTGTTAGATACGTTAACCGTCGACATACAGGTTGGACCTGCTGTGTTTAGAGCAACAGGATCCAAAATCAAGTTTCCGGGATTTATGAAAGTGTATGTGGAAGGCAACGATGACGGCTCAACGGACGAGGAGAAATTCCTGCCGGCTATGACGGCAGGCGATGCTCTTAAACATGAAGAAATTGAACCGAAGCAGCATTTCACACAGCCCCCGCCAC
Protein-coding sequences here:
- a CDS encoding YraN family protein, translated to MADNASRTNRRKTGAIGEEKAVVYLVTQGYHIIKLNWRCRTGEIDIIAGHADVIVFIEVRSRTSKGRYGTAAESVTVRKQQQVRETAQVYLKTSSSYKAKVRFDVITVYLDADNDAVEMSHIQHAF
- a CDS encoding YifB family Mg chelatase-like AAA ATPase, whose product is MYSKMICACVDGIDGKLIDVEVDVSNGLPQVNIVGLPDSAVRESSERVRSAIKNCRFEFPMERITVNLAPADVRKEGSSFDLAIAIGILSASDQVKLEDPESTLIIGELALNGDVRPVPGVLSMADQARKSGLTRMILPYDNVEEAQFIEGLTLYPIRHLHELHEIVTTGQPLVSVINNKHVKTPIRELLRQGLFGGDPPPPEDSADRTTLDYADVIGQQQAKRALMIAAAGMHNLLFIGPPGSGKTMLIRRLPSILPELMDNEALEVTKIYSVSGKLHDRSRLLRERPFRSPHHTVSAGGLIGGGSIPKPGEVTLAHRGVLFLDELPEFTRGVLEVMRQPLEDRHVVIGRARAVVRFPADFMLAASMNPCPCGQLGADPGAAPCTCSLSKIQHYRSRISGPLLDRIDLHVEVPRVTSLAAAGSPLGSREMREKVLAAQSRQRARYAGTGVVFNGELTGNLLRRHCRLRPEGERLLEASFVALQLSLRAHDRILRIARTIADLEDSVAIETAHVAEAVQYRNLDKKYDPA
- a CDS encoding anthrax toxin lethal factor-related metalloendopeptidase, with protein sequence MKWLIAWKPIIVALLLAITLCAAPVNTKAAISSTYLQEQLIIRPQGSYDAEEADAMVGRVFQLYPNLIEGLIYNDVHIKLTKGKITDEPEMAKYRGVIPRGWENTGKTWDDIPGSSGSTVVARIGYSERGKGHDTENLELHETFHAVDTYLFDDISQSERFRKLWREEAGNYFWGDRYMDTYSEEYFAEVSCMMFATEASRTIVETKLPETYSFLESLFRGYEPALSKPLPEIQNHWARKPLVRLLGLNILAGMPNGSIQADRPVTREQFIKLLMLARGQENTRTTMNGSASEALELPFHDVLKQRWSYSYLHSAVTEGIVTTKQTSGGLFGPEEILTRIEMAVWAAKALGLTEDDSALVQFTDVDSIAYEHWGWAGAAVKAGLMSGLAGDQFGPGGKVSRAQAAVVTAKVLDWKAISGDDERVKE
- the sucC gene encoding ADP-forming succinate--CoA ligase subunit beta, with translation MNIHEYQGKEVLKQYGVAVPQGKVAFTVDEAVAAAGELGTSVVVVKAQIHAGGRGKAGGVKIAKNLDEVRAYASEILGKVLVTHQTGPEGKEVKRLLIEQGCDIKKEYYVGVVVDRATGRVVMMGSEEGGTEIEEVAAHSPEKIFKEIVDPAIGLQPFQARRLAYNINIPTELVNKAAKFMTQLYTAFVEKDCSIAEINPLVVTGDGNVMALDAKLNFDSNALYRHKDIQALRDLEEEDDKEIEASKYDLSYIALDGNIGCMVNGAGLAMATMDIIKHYGGDPANFLDVGGGATKEKVTEAFKIILSDTKVKGIFVNIFGGIMRCDVIADGVVAAARELGLDRPLVVRLEGTNVDLGKKILNESGLNIVAADSMADGAQKIVALVQ
- the sucD gene encoding succinate--CoA ligase subunit alpha; the protein is MSILVNKNTKVITQGITGATGLFHTKGGLEYGTQMVGGVTPGKGGTNVEITLENGEVKSLPVFNTVEQAKKATGANASVIYVPPAFAADSIIEAVDAEIELVICITEGIPVLDMVRVSRYMEGKNSVLIGPNCPGVITPGECKIGIMPGYIHLPGHVGVVSRSGTLTYEAVHQLTTRGIGQSSAVGIGGDPVKGSEFIDILKMFNEDPDTYAVIMIGEIGGTAEEEAAEWIKANMTKPVVGFIGGKTAPEGKRMGHAGAIISGGKGTAAEKVATLEACGVKVAPTPSEMGSTLVSVLEEQGLLDKCIVKK
- the dprA gene encoding DNA-processing protein DprA is translated as MSLEAVELDERELLFGLHQVPSIGWKSIRKLVLHTRSLTELLNMKMKDEVCIQLPLEQHRKEALCQSFTTEFIKQRIKLYRESGIQVVTILDKAYPEVMKESSEPPWVLYARGKVELMNMPLIAMVGARTPTAYGRKAAEELAAALVKAEIGVVSGLARGIDSCAHQGTLNAGGATIAVLGTGIDVVYPPENRALYNSISERGLVLSEFPMGTPSKAGMFPQRNRIIAGMSLGTIVVEAAKQSGSLITAEYAFNENREVFAVPGYFSSPKSQGTHELIKNGKGRLICSIGDILEELSYLKPGPVLGKHAVPAVMPEVELTSEERQLMEHMTIEGITLDELHSRSNIEFGHLHALLLHLLIKKQIKQLPGSCYALF
- the topA gene encoding type I DNA topoisomerase; the encoded protein is MADALVIVESPAKAKTIGKYLGNKYIVKASMGHVRDLPKSQIGVEVDNDFSPKYITIRGKGDVLKELKDARKKVKKVYLAADPDREGEAIAWHLAHYLDVSEDEQCRVVFNEITKQAVKDAFKTPRRINMDLVNAQQARRILDRLVGYKISPLLWKKVKKGLSAGRVQSVAVKIIIDRENEINEFVPEEYWTITATLLSGTVKFEAKFYGIHGEKKELSSEQDVQDVLQAMANNDFTVKEVKERERGRNPSAPFTTSSLQQEAARKLNFRAAKTMSVAQQLYEGVDLGKEGTVGLITYMRTDSTRISPVAQEEAKEYIIGKYGESYVPESPRNYSKKAANAQDAHEAVRPTSVMRAPDDIKEFMSRDQFRLYKLVWERFLASQMSSAVLDTLTVDIQVGPAVFRATGSKIKFPGFMKVYVEGNDDGSTDEEKFLPAMTAGDALKHEEIEPKQHFTQPPPRYTEARLVKTLEEEGIGRPSTYAPTLETIQKRGYVALEEKKFIPTELGELVIQLMEEFFPEILNLEFTANMEDNLDHVGDGSVDWVKVLGDFYEPFEKRLEFAEEEMKEIEIQDEISDELCEKCGKHLVYKMGRFGKFLACSGFPDCRNTKPIVKDIGVTCPKCHEGHMIERRSKKGRVFYGCDRYPDCDNVMWDKPVQKPCPDCGNLMIEKRTKKGTTLKCTVCEHNEEAAD